aaaatggatCCCTAAGATCCTTGGGCTTTTGTAGTTAGACAAAGATGGTACTAGGTCTGTATCCCAAGGCTCTTGTCCTCTAAGGCTTTCACACTCTCCCTTACCTTTTCAGATTAGTTTGGGATCAAAATATTTAGCTCTTTACCTTACCCAGGATCTTTTTGGCAGTGTTACATGGCCCCCATTCTTCTTTTGTTGCTTTCTCTTGTATAGTCCTAACATTCATTGAGACACAGTTTGCAAAAAGTGAGGTTGTGGGTCTCACTACTGACCCTTTGCGGCAGTCACAGAAAAACATCTTAACAGTGAAGTTTGAGATTTGCGTGTTCAGTGTTTCTAATTCGATGCTGTCGATGACACTGGCTTCTACTAGTTATTTAGCACATATGAATCATGTTATAGTTTCAAAATACTTTTCTATCAATAGCAACTTCTTAGCATGAATCAGGCTAGTTTTATTATTTCCTCCTCCCCAAAACAGCTTTCCTGGTCACATCAGATTTAACGAGGTGCAATAAGTTGCCCAGATGCTTAGCTGTCACAACTCCTAAAGTCTACAGGGTGCAAGCCAAAAGTTTTAGATTAAGGGTAAAAATAGTCTTACCTCTGGGATTCCTGGTTActaaggacaaggttggggggtGGGTGACAAAGGGGTTTGGGAAAGGGTAGAAGAACATCTTGCATTCATTGAGAGCAAGCCAGGAGTTCACAGGTATTTTAGCTCATCCCTAGTTGCTAGAGTCTTTAAAGATCCTGCTTCACCCTGAAAATCTGCTGTAGTACAAGGAAGGGTGAAGGTAGGCAGAAAGGTCACTGGCAGAGTCCAGTTCATCCCTGACTGACCCTAACTTCAAGAAGCAACAACTCAAATTCTCAGAGGGAATGGgagcactttattttattttatttatttttctttctttcttttttttttttttgagactgagtctggctctgtcgcccaggctggagtgcagtggccggatctcggctcactgcaagctccgcctcccgggtttacgccattctcctgcctcaccctccggagtagctgggaccacaggcgcccgccacctcgcccggctagttttttgtattttttagtagagacggggttttaccgtgttagccaggatggtctctatctcctgacttcgtgatccgcccgtctcggcctcccaaagtgctgggattacaggcttgagccacctcgcccggccggGAGCACTTTAGATCAGCAATACACCAACAATGGTCTGATCCTAGTTGCTGTTGACAAGAGTGGACACTGAGTGTGCTCCTTGGTGTGGTGATTCTGAACATGAACCCAGAGGCGATTCCAAACCTGGAATAAGAATAAGGCTGTCCTTGGGCATGACTCAAATAGAAAAGCTCTTTGAATCACATTTGAATCTGAGTCACCCATCAGTCTTTTCTTTGTCCCATAAAGGCAATTCAAGCATTGAGGTATAAACCAGGCTTTTTGATTCTCAGCCTTCCCTTCTCAGCCACCTCCCATCTCAACCACCTCATGGAAACAGTAAGATTTCTTTCaggcatttattttaaagagagacTACTTCATACAACCAGGTTTTGGGGATTTGAGGGCTTAAGAGAGTTACTAGAAATTACTGTCGGTTCTTGCTGTAAAGCTATCTCTGCCCCTGGGACACATGGCCTGCCAAATGGCCCCATAAATCTGAttattctcctttcctttttctccttccatgTTAAAATTCTTCTGATTTACCAGCAACTTCAGGAGAGTTAAAACAAACGAAACCTAACAGAAATTCTGACCCTCCACTGCCACCAATGCACTCATGATGCATCATCATGAACTGTATTTTTAGAGACTTGCAAGTGTTATATTGGGCTAGCCCATATTTAGGTCATCTTTGTCACCTCCTCCAAATCCCTCTGATATTTATTTTGAAGACCTTCTGAGAGTCTATAACCACACTTGCTAGAAATTCTTACTCACTTAAACTTACATGTCTCATGCTACTGTTTAATTCTGTTCTCTCTTGATTTTCAAAGCTCTGTCTGATGGACCTTGAAGTGTAATACATGAATTACATGCCTATAGAAAAAGCTGAATGGAAGATTCTGAAACTCATGCTTTTAGATCCTTTCCCAGTTTCAGCAGCAGCCCCTTCATTATCTTATGTGTCTCACACCCCTATTCCactttctccccctccctcttcaTGGAATCTCAAATCTTTAGACTATCAAATGAAGAGCATAGTTAATTTTCATCACTTAGGGTATGACTCTTCTTCCATGGAATAGCCATTGATATAGCCAATTAGGTATAGACTTAGGGTCCAATTCTATCAGAATTCTCTCTGATAGAAATGCTCAGAAAATTCAGGGATCATATGGTTGAAAATGATTTCTTACCAAAATCCACTCCTACAATTAAGCATTCTGGTTTcatggctgggggtgggaggcagtTACATGTTTCTTTATATTAGAAtcagaaggaaacaaacaaacaaaaaataaccaacGGAAATAGGGAAATGCAGTTTGAAAAGTAGAAACTGTTAAAAGAGCAATAGAAAGACTgttaaaagggaaaatataagCTAAGGAAACAGCACGAAGTGAGGTGTACAACAGCAATGCCATGCGAAAAAGGAATTCTATATGGGTAATTCGGCGATAAATTAGCCTGAAAACAGCTCTCTGGTTAGCTTTGGGTTGTAGGGGGAGATGGAAGTTCCCGGACAACGAACCATCTGCTGCATCTTTTTGTACCCTTACCACCCAGCTCAGCGCCTGGGCGCAGAGTAGCTGTCAATATTTGCATAGTAAGTGTAACACTGGCAGAACTACCCTGTTTTCaaacaaactataaaattctGTGACACAGTCCCTTCCAAGCACACACAGGCCCAATCTATGGAAGGATTTATCGGGGAAACGACTTAAAGGAAAGTATGGGGCATCCATTAGCTACAGTTCAGCTGGCTGCCTGGGGGAAAAACGCAAAGAGGACGCAAGCTCAGCTGTGCTTGATGTGAGACCACCCTTGAGGTTTGTCTTTTACATTATTGTCTGCCAGTCTCCTGCGCAACTTCTGTCTCCACCTGTCGACCTGAAGGCAATCGAGGAGTTAGCCAGGGGCAGTTCTGTGGTAACAAGAAAGACTCTTGGGGGCTGTACGCCTCCTCCCCCTTGGCGTTTCTTGCCTGCATCTGCCGCGCTGCCCCTCGTGCCTCTGCAAAGATGCAGAGGTCGAAGCACGTTGCTGTGCGGTGATGAAATGCTCCCTGAATCAGCCTCTCGAGCCCGGCCCCTCACACCCACCAGGATCCTGGGGTTGCCTCTAGGATCCCTATGGGTGGTCCTGCCACCTTCTTAGACTACCCTCGCCCTCCTAATCCAGGCCCGCTTCTCTGGCTCGTGTCCACCCCTTGATGGGCGTTCCGGGGTCGCCGCGGTCCTCTGCGCCCCTGGGCACTGGCAGCGGGGAGGGAGGCGGGAAGCGGAGTGGGGGACGCCCCAGGCTTGCGCGCCGCGGTGCTCCACGAGGGATTTGCCGCCTTCAGCTGCAGCAGctgcagcggcggcggcgggaacAGGGGTGGAGAGTGGTGAGGAGGGCCGGAGCCCGGgccaggagggaggaagggaggggagccGGGAGGCTGTGCCAGGCGAGCCGAAGGGGTGCTCCGCGCTCCCCCGCCCTCCTTCCGGGAGCGAGAATGCAGACTCTGAAACTGGTGCTGCTGGGCTGAGGCGGAGGCAGGGGAGTTGCAGCGCGCGAGGCTCCGTGAGTGTGTCTCCTGCGCGCGGAGAGGCGGGGGGAGGCGGaggaccaggaggaggaggagggggagaatgCCCGgagccgccgccgctgccgccgccgccgcgatGCTCCCGGCTCAGGAGGCTGCCAAGCTGTACCACACCAACTATGTGCGGAACTCGCGGGCCATCGGCGTGCTGTGGGCCATCTTCACCATCTGCTTTGCCATCGTCAACGTGGTGTGCTTCATCCAGCCCTACTGGATAGGCGACGGCGTGGACACCCCGCAAGCCGGCTATTTCGGGCTCTTCCACTACTGCATCGGCAACGGCTTCTCCAGGGAGCTGACCTGCAGGGGCAGCTTCACGGACTTCTCCACGCTGCCCTCGGGCGCCTTCAAAGCCGCCTCCTTCTTTATCGGCCTCTCCATGATGCTCATCATTGCCTGCATCGTTTGCTTTACCCTCTTCTTCTTCTGCAACACGGCCACTGTGTACAAGATATGTGCCTGGATGCAGCTCACCTCTGGTGAGTGCGCGCTCACCTCCGCGGAGGCGGAGGACCCCTGGGCGCCCGAACCGGGGAGGGGCCAGAGTGGGAGGGACGGGGGCTGTGAGCGCCGCTGCGAGCCCAGCCGCCTAATCCGCTCAGGCGTCGAGGTGtgcggtgggggggggggggcgggagCCCAGCGAGGCCGGAACCCCCGGGGTTCCCCAGCCCCGGCGCTGGCGCCTCGTCCCGGGGCTTTTGTGAGCCTCCCAAGTGTGGGGGACGCCACCCAGAGGGACGCGCCGGAGACAGGGCGGTTGTGGGGCCGAGTCCGCTCAGAACTATGGTTGGGGGGCGGAGAAGTGGCCGCTTAGAGAGATGAGGCTGGGGGTCCGTGCTGAGGGACTAAGGAGGGACTAACAGGGCGAAGTGAAAAGCGAATTTGGAGAGGTCGTAGTGGAAGGAGCAGCCAGCCTGCCCTGCCCCTTGCTGCTGGGACTATTTCTGTCATTGATCCTGGGAATGGGGGCGAGGGGCGGTGGCTGGAGGGATACTGCTTCTCTCAGTCCTGGGCAGTTATATATGTTTTCTCCTCCATCTGGAGGTGAAGAGATGTTTCTGTTTGGCGTTTCCCCCTTGTAAGAAAAATGTAGCTTAGAACATTCTTTAGCAGTTCCTCAATGTCAAGTCTTCAGTTTGCCTCCTTGTCCGTGCAAAGATCCTTCCATTTCATCTTTAAACAGAGAGAAGTCTTTAGTAAATCAAGATTCCTCAAAATCTCATTTTTGGAAAGTGGCTTTGGGGAAGTGGGCAGAGAGGAGAATCTGTTTCATTAGTATCTCCGCTCACTCTTTGCCTGTGGATGATATTGTTGCCAGCTGGAAGCTATGAAAGTACTTTTTTACTGTGCATCAAAGTTACTTTTAACCCAGAAAGAATGGGGTACATTTCCTGGTGACTTTGAAGAGTCCTGAAACAAAATTGACTCCTTACTGTACTTCCCCTGATGCCGATTGCCTCTCTGCCAGCCACCTTGGATGCCCTCCCTTCTAAAGTAAAGGGTCCAATGGTCCTGACAACTTTCTGTTCCAACATTGTTGAGATCCTTTTGATTTTATGGATGGTCTGGTTGTAGAAGAACACTGAATATCTTAGGCAGCTAAACttctcatttgcattttattttattgttctcatttttaagaTGTTTCAAGATTTTGTCGTTTATTGTATTCCTGGGAAGGCTTTCTGGGGAGCAGGGATTCAATCCCTGAGTTTACCAGAGTGTTGTAGGATGAGTAAATACTTAAAGGTGCTGGACAATAGCGTTAAGGTTCATAATCCTATACTGTTAGTTCGATAACGAAAGATGAAGCTTGTAGGAGACTACACTTGTGTGGAAGtacttattttgtgttttgtctCGCCTGATTTTGATTTGCCATATATTGTAAAAGTGTGTATGTGAAAAGCAAGAAATAAGCACCAGTGGAGACTCCCTGCTTTACACATACCATTATCGCCCTGAAATGTGAGTTCTGCATCTCCTTCTGCACCCCCATCCCCAACTTTTTGTAGCACCCCCTCActctatgtttttatatataatgttaacATTTATGGCCATTTCAAGCAGAATAACTACGATTTGGAATAAATTCACGTATTATGGCTGTTCTTGACACTTAGCTCTGGTTTGACTTTGAAGAGAAGAGGACACACAAGATGCAGATGCTGTAGAAAAAAATTGACCCTGcacagctaattttaatttttctaagttaAATGACCTATTTAGAGAGGTGATTCAAATTACATCGTTTTTCAAAGGTCTGAAAATACTTTGCAGGTGCTTTCTCAACAACACACTCTTCAATGTTTGATTGTTATGAGGTTTCATACTCCAACCCCCCGCTTTTttaaaggacagaaagaaaatgatcttTGAGAAAGAAATACCAGCTTTGAAGTTAATACAAACTGCAACCATTAcaaggtttattttgttttttttttttttttccttttctctttctggaataGAGCACACAAAGATTGTCTGTCCTGGAGTAGTGAAATATAATGTTGTTCTCAGGCATTTGACATCAATGTTTATCCTGTTTTCCATGTCATGTAAAATGTGGGATAGTTTTTGTACTAAAGATGTAAGGACATTTACTTCATTTTGGAGAAGTCCAGATCCTTAAGTGACAtactttttaaaacctttatttGCAATTATTTGGTACTTTATTTCTAGGTAAACTataggacatgattttgttcattAGTGAAGTATATCAATAAAAGAAGAATGGATTCTGATGACAGGTCAAATAAGAATCTGTCACTCATTCACAGATTTTTAAGGAATAACATATAGAAGATATTTCTAAAGAATGTTACATTTAACATGGTTTTCAaggtttttctaaaaaaaaatattaagtctCATGAtactaacaaaaaaattaacataatctATTGTAAGTTACTTTGAAAGTTTAGtctaggcctggcacagtggctcatgcctgtaatttcagcactttgggaggctgaggtgggtggatcatttgaagtcaggagttcaaaaccagcctggccaacatggtgaaactccatctctactaaaaatacataaattagccaggcatggtggtgggcatctgtaatcccagctatttgggaggctgaggcaggagaatctcttgagctcgggaggtggaggctgcagtgagctgagattgcaccactgcacactagcctgggaaacagagtgagaccccatctcaaaaaaaaaaaaaaaaaaagaaaaaagtttagcCTTTAGACTGTTGCTTTTTAATGTTAAGTAGACTTCTCCTGCCTATTGTTTGCCTGTACCTAGGCTAATCTCAAGTGTAATTTGCTAAATATGAAAGATGAGACCTTAATGTACTATTTGCTTATTAGAGACTGTTTATCCCTCATTGGAAATCAAACTATTCACTTGTGTATTTAGTTATCTAAGCATTTTTAATATACTAACATCCTGTATGTAGTCAGGTAGAATATAaaatcctatttctttttctttctttttttttgagatggagtctcgctctgtcacccaggctggagtgcgctggtgcgatctcggctcactgcaacctctgcctcctgagttcaagcaattctcctatttcagcctcttgagtagctagggctacaggcatatgccaccacagaaggctaattttatgtatttttagtagagacaaggtttcaccatgttggccaagctggtctcgaactcctgacatcaagcaatccacctgccacggcctcccaaagtgctgggattacaggcgtgagccaccgcgcctagccagaATCCTATTTCAAGTGATACATTAAGATGATGAAACAGGAGACTTCTTATGATattacaatataaaaaattattatttttatgattctgAACGATGAAccagaaaaattaatttatttattggacCTGAAAATGATGTTGCTCATTCATCTAGGCGTGTGAAGCACATTTAATTATCGTGCTGTTATGAACACTTACCCTCTCCTTCCTCACTCTAAGTCTTTATCAAACACAGTAGCGTGAAACTGGGAAGCACAGAATTAGGAGTTAATATATCATACTGTCTTTGGATGTAATCCTGTATCTACAGACCATGTCTTATGTAAAAACTGgagacataaaaataatacataaaataaataatgataataagagATATAAAACTTTCCTAAATCTGTAGAAAGGCAATttcttcagaaggaaaaaaaagaggcttttctttctgtgtaatTTCTCTGACACTAAAAGGAAAGGAGTAGATTTATAATTGGTCAAGCAGGGTCATAAagtccagatttttaaaaaatcaggatgGAAAGGGAATTTTCTTCCCCTGGGAACCTGATTTTCTGCTTCTATGTTCTTGTTCTCTTTAAGTCATTTGTTTCCGTTGGTTTCTGAGTCTACTAATAACCACATTTTATAAACCACGTTTTGTTTGTTCTAGTGACTATAAGCCATACCTTGAATTGTTTCCAGAAGCCCATGTGTTCACCATATTAGGCAAAataaatcttttgttttctttttcttttttataagctGAAGTATTCAGGTGGAATTTAAGGTTTTGTAGACATCGGTCATGCATTTCTTGGTCAAAGGCAGCAGATGAGGGAAGATACTCGCTTTCATCTGTGGAGATGGGACACCTGATCCAGACTGGATTTTCTTATTAAGGAGAGATGGGGACAGAATGGGTTGTATTCCCCTGATTCCTCATCGTATCATGCTGAGTGTACCAGCAAGAAGGGCCACCAAGATGGCAAGGCTTTATGGCAAAGCCTGGCTATGGCAAGGGGTAAGGGGTGAATTGTTTAGTCTGTTACCCCTAGCCTCCCAGATTTAGTTCTGCCAAATTCTTTTTACCCCGCTtgctttcttaaattttataactTTGTCGTTTAGGTGAGATGAGAATCACCCAAGGTAATCACTGTATTTCTTAGCCTGCAAGAAGAGCCTTTGAAATGTTATACCATCCTATCTTGTGGCACCCTCCTGTTTTCTTATAGATCTCATTAGCATTTGAAATTACAACgcatttccatgtttatttaatttctgtCTTCTCCACTACACTGAAAGTTCCATAAGGCCttgcctgtttttctttatacagCATAGAGGTCAAAAGCATGGAAACTGGAGTTAAAAGATGTAAGTTTGAAGCCTGGCTGTGGCACTTATGGACTGTGTGACCTGGGGAATTAATCTTTCTATGCTTTAGTTGCTCATCTGCAAATATGCGTATAATTGTACCTGTCAGGAGACTGTTGGAAAGACTAAATGAGCTAATGTATATACTTGGTGTCTGGTTTATAGTAAGCAGACTCTCTATGAGTGTTGGGTATGGTTGCTGTTGTTGTCTTGCTATTATTACTATATCCTGGCATATAGTAGTATGTGCACATAGTAGCTATTCAACAAATTTTTGTtgagttaattaattaaaaaagaatgaataattaggtgaagaatgaaaggaaaaaggacTTTAAATGTCCCATATgttgggctgggtacagtggctcacacctgtaatcccagcactttgggaggccaaggtgggcagatcacctgaggtcaggagttcgagactagcctggccaacatggtgaaaccttgtctctactaaaagtacaaaaactagccaggcacggaggcgtacacctgtgatcccagctactcagaaggctgaggcaggcgaatcacttgaacccgggaggcggaggttacattgagctgagatcatgccactgcactccagactgggcagcagagtgagactccatctcaaaaagtaataaaataaaataaatttcccaTATGTTGTGGTGAGAAGTGAATGCTGTGTACTTTGAAAGTCATGATACTCATTTCTCAGTGGTGTGTGGCATCACTAGTAGTGACCACACTGAAAGAACTATTCCTTGTTCTTTGATGACAATGGTTGTGACTTGACACCCTAATTTGTGATGAGCTATTTGCCAAACAGAGGCTTTCTGATGTGTAGGTAATGATCTTTATTACAGCATTGGGACATAATCGTATCTCAGGCTTCAGCAAATTTTCCCTtaccatttattttctcattaaaaatccCCACGTCATCCAAAATGGAGGCTTTATGTAAAAATGAAGAGATTGGGTTTTCTTTCATAAAGAGCAGGGAATTGTTCTAGGTTAGATTTCCTTATGTACCTTCAGGAGCAATAAAGACAGGAAAAgacatattttccaggctttccCACTTCTTACTTGGCATCAGTGCAGATGTGCTCTTGGACTCCCATGGAGCCGGCCAAGCCCTCTCTGATAGAGTGATTCTGAATGTGCTGAGCTCTGATGGGGTGCTTGGAAGAGGGGACAAAACCGGGATGTACTCAGGTGTAGACTCAAGTGTTCAGGACAATCTTCTGTCCTTACCATTTGGCTGGTGCTGAGCAGTATGAGAAAGTGAGTTCTTGCTCCAAAGTGCTGCTTATGCATCCTAAGTTCAGTGCCATGGAGTGACCCTAAAGAGAGGCTTTTCCTCTACCAGAGCATTTCAAATCTTCTCCCACATGTAGAGGAAAGGATGCATACTGCTGGAGGGggcagtttttgttttctaacaacaaaaataaaaaaagaattttttatttgctGAGACAAACTTACAAGTAAGTGATCTGGAATAATTTAGAAACATTTCCCTTATATGTAATGTGACAAGAAATGTGGCAATTGAAGAGATgtcacatatattaaaatatattaatgtgaTGTCAAAACAAACAGTTTTTATAAAAGTGAGATTTTAAGCAAACATCTGTGAAAAATAACCGGTCCCATATAACCCATACAATATATTGTTAGGAATTTTTTCTTGGTGCAAGGCTGCACATTTAACAACTTTTCCactgtaaaaatataataaattacttCTATACTTCTGTAAGAAAATACTATAGTAAAAGTCTAACCAGAATGTGCTATCGGAGGCTTAATATGAAAACACCTATTTGGTAATTTTTGTTTGGCCTGTTGCTACCACCCAGGAAAGAGAATCCAGATGGCTAGGCTAGTATATTGCACTGTAGGTACATACCTCAGAAATCTTTCAAAgggagtaaaatgaaaaaaataaagaaagaaagaacagaaaagcatATAGCTAGAGTGCTAGAGTTCCAGTATGTGGCTCAGTGCACTTCTGTGTGTGGTATCAGGAGATAAACTATGGGGAGAGGAGTAGAGAGAATTTTGGATCACATTGGCACAAAGCAAATGACACTCTAGGAGAATTCTACTTTGAGGGCTTGATCTAATGATAACTGGGCTAGTTTTAAAGTGTAATTTCCATAATATATTTGAACTTTAGGAGTCAGCACCAACTTTAATTAATGTGAATTTTCCTTATCGTAATAAGTCAACTGGAATTTTTATTTGATATGAGGAAAGATCAAGGAGCtgacctttattctttttttttttttttgagacaaagtctcgctctgtcacccaggctggagtgcggtggcgcaatcttagctcactgcaacctccacctcccaggttcacaccattctcctgcctcagcctcccgagtagctgggactataggtgcccaccaccatgcccagctaatttttttatatttttagtagagatggggtttcaccatgttagccaggacggtctcgatctcctgacctcgtgatctgcccgccttggccttccagagtgctgggattacaggcgtgagctactgtacccagcCGACCTttattcttaataataaaaagaagatagTAATAATGATGGAGAGCAAGAGGCTGCTTCATATAGCAAATAGTAGATAAGTTATTTGATGACTTAAACATAATGCTGTTATAAAGAGTCACTGAggcatttgaaaaacagaaataatctcCCTCAGCATCCTAAATGTTTACATAACTAATATCATAATAAAGACATAAGTGCTCAAATTATGGCGACAGTTCTATGATACTCCCACTGCACAAGATCCTGGTACTATTCATAGTTTAAATTGTCCTAACTATAATCTTGAGTGCATATCTCACCTTTTtcgggaaaaaaaaacccagaaaaataaGTGGTTTGCAAGGGGAAGATAAATACTTTTTCCACCAATATAGACATGAACCATATCTGACTACTATTGGgtagaatgaaagaagaaagcaaacctTTTGGAAATAGAGTAGCTGGCACAGAATTGCCATACTTGAGTTCTGATATCTTCCCCACCCTAATGAAACCAAGGGCTGCAGCAGAGTAGGGGCTGCTATGTGTGCTCAACAGGAAGAAAGATCCTAAATGATTGTCTGAGTGAAGTTGATCTTCTAATTGCATGAAATTTTAAGATTATGACTTATCAATGAAAGGGCTTAAGTAGAAGGGCAgtgaaaaataatgagataaatgaaaaatagttGTAGATCTGAAAAGAGGCCCTAACTCAGAAGCAGACATGCACAACCTAACTAATCAAGGGAGTTTTCCACATCCTTTTCCTGTTAGAGAACAATGGCAGATAGGATTTTGAAGGGGATTCAACTTTAGCTTTCGTACAGAATGCATCACAGACCCATTTATTTAAGTGTTTGTAGACTCCTTCTGGAAATAGTCTGGAGGGAATGTTTTCTGCATGGCCCTTAGTTGGTTTCAGTGAAGATCAAGAGTGAGGTGCTGCAAAATCAAAATGGGAAATGTGTATTATAACTTACAGAAGGCTTagtattaaacaaacaaacaacaacaacaacaaaaaaaacagccaaACAATCCAGCT
This Macaca mulatta isolate MMU2019108-1 chromosome 3, T2T-MMU8v2.0, whole genome shotgun sequence DNA region includes the following protein-coding sequences:
- the LHFPL3 gene encoding LHFPL tetraspan subfamily member 3 protein isoform X1, whose translation is MPGAAAAAAAAAMLPAQEAAKLYHTNYVRNSRAIGVLWAIFTICFAIVNVVCFIQPYWIGDGVDTPQAGYFGLFHYCIGNGFSRELTCRGSFTDFSTLPSGAFKAASFFIGLSMMLIIACIVCFTLFFFCNTATVYKICAWMQLTSAACLVLGCMIFPDGWDSDEVKRMCGEKTDKYTLGACSVRWAYILAIIGILDALILSFLAFVLGNRQDSLMAEELKAENKVLLSQYSLE
- the LHFPL3 gene encoding LHFPL tetraspan subfamily member 3 protein isoform X2; translated protein: MPGAAAAAAAAAMLPAQEAAKLYHTNYVRNSRAIGVLWAIFTICFAIVNVVCFIQPYWIGDGVDTPQAGYFGLFHYCIGNGFSRELTCRGSFTDFSTLPSGAFKAASFFIGLSMMLIIACIVCFTLFFFCNTATVYKICAWMQLTSAACLVLGCMIFPDGWDSDEVKRMCGEKTDKYTLGACSVRWAYILAIIGILDALILSFLAFVLGNRQDSLMAEELKAENKDDGNA